CCTCTGGATCATAACCCGTAAATACCGCATCGGCACTTTTCATAATATGATGATACAATTTTTCAATTTTTTTGAGGTTGAGACGCTCTTGTGGTTTTTGTTCAAGTGGCTTGAGTTTATTAAAGTAAAAAAGGAAAGAGGCAGCGTCTTTGTTAAAAGCTTCTATTTTGCTTTTATCTCCTTGGATATAACCATTAATTGACGCTAACATATCGCCTGATTCATCAATTAATTCCAAATAATAACGCAATCCTGGTAAGTCATCATTCAATGATTCCTGTAAATCTGTCGATCTTAATGCATCATTAAATTCTTCTACTTTTAGTTTGTCTAGTAATGTTTCTAACTCATGCCCTGTTGTTTCTTCCAGCTCTTTAACTAATGCAAAAGCCCAACGTTCTTTATCGGGATCATACTTATTAAAAATTTGTTGATGAACTTGCTCGGAATAACCTGCAACGGTGGAGTGAATGAGTGCCATCTTTTCACGATCTTCACTGTTAGAAGATTCGAGTGGTATAAGCTCCTTTAAATAATCAGTGAATTCCTTATAATTATCGTCAAACTCACTGACTTCCTCCGCTTCACCGGTAAGATATTCCAGCGCATTAGATTGCATATCACCAATTTCATCAAGTAATTGCAAGTATAAAATAACACTGGGCACGTCATCATCTTTAATGACACTTGTTGTTGTTAAAATATCTTTGCTTGATTGATTTACATACAAACTCATGGATATCATAGTTAAAATCAAAACACTAAATCCAGCGTAAATAAGTTGTGAAATACTTAGTTTCATAATGGTATTTATTCCTTTCTACATAATCGACAATTTTTAAAGTGTAGGATAAAAATACAGTTTATGTTTACTTTGTTCTGCTTTTTACCGTGCATGATTACATGCTTGATATATCCAAGTATTATTTAAGAGATTTAATGATAGATCGATGAGAGTTCAAAAGGTAAATATCAACGATAAGCGTTTTAAATTTACTGTTCAACGCACGCCATTCGTTGATACAAAAGAGACATTAAACCCACATGAAATACTGCTTGCTGCGCGGTCCAAACAACACTATTAGCATAGACGTGTAAACACAGGGATTTTGCACCGCCGTAAATTTCACTAACTTAACCGACGATAAATGCGCTAAAATAGTCGACTATTCTTAGCTTTGAGGCCTATATATTAATGAGCAACATCACAACACCAACCAACTTCACCGAACTTGGTCTTATTCAACCCTTGTTAGCTCGATTAACAGAGCTGGAATATCAGCAGCCAACGCCCATTCAAGCGCAAGCTATCCCAAGTATTTTACGTGGACATGACTTAATTGCAGGGGCCAATACTGGCTCGGGTAAAACGGCGACGTTTGCACTACCACTATTACAGCATATTTTTGAGCAACAGCAGGCTCAAAAAAACGTAAGTAATAGTCGCGAAAAAGGCAACTATGTGACAAGCCTAATTTTGGTACCGACCCGCGAACTCGCCAAGCAAGTTGCAGACAGCATTAAATCTTATGCGGTACATTTTAACGGCGCGATTAAAACAGTGGCGGTTTTTGGTGGTGTATCCGCAAACACTCAAATGCTGGCATTACGCGGTGGCACTGACATTTTGGTTGCAACACCGGGCCGATTACTCGATTTAATTTCAAGCAATGCCATTAAACTCGATAGAGTTCAATGCTTGGTGCTTGATGAAGCCGATCGCATGTTAAGCCTAGGCTTTACTGACGAACTATCTGCTTTATTAGCCTTGCTACCAAAGAAAAAGCAAACCTTATTGTTTTCAGCGACATTTCCTGAACAAGTGCAGGCATTAACGCAAGAGTTACTCAATGAACCGGTTGAAATACAATTACAAAGTGCGGATGCTAGCACCTTAGTACAGCGGGTTTTCACCGTTAACAAAGGACAAAAAACAGCGTTGTTAGCGCACTTGATTAAACACCATCAATGGCGACAAGCGCTTATTTTTGTCAATGCCAAAAGGAACTGTGATCACCTCGCTGAAAAACTGTCTAAGCGTGGCATTACCGCCGAAGTATTTCATGGCGCTAAAGGTCAAGGTGCTCGTGATCGTGTGCTTGAGTCCTTTAAAGCTGGCGAGATCAATGTGTTAATTGCTACTGATATCGCAGCCCGAGGCCTAGATATCGAAAAACTACCCGTTGTGATCAACTTTGACTTACCAAGAAGTCCATCAGACTATATGCATCGTATTGGACGAAGTGGCCGTGCTGGTGAAGTTGGTTTAGCATTATCGCTGATTGATCATGAAGATTATCATCATTTTAAAATCATCGAAAAGAAGAATAAAATCAGGCTTGAACGTGAACAAGTAGCTGGGTTTGAATTGACAGAAAATGATGCATTAATTACCACAGAAAAACCGATGGCAAAACCTGAAGGCAGTGGTAAGAAAAAGCGTAAAAACAAACCGACAATCAATGCCGATATCTGGTTGAGAAATTCTTAACTTGAATAAGAAGTGAGCTGGTTTTTACGATATACACTCAGGAGCCTTACGTTTTCTGGGTGTTTTTCATATTAATGATCAGTTCAGGTGTGTTTGGACTTGACCAGAATACGATTAAATAATGTTGTTATATTATGTAAAAATTTGAGTTCCAGATCCCGAAGTTCGCACTTAACAACTGTTGGGCATAAAAAAACTCGACTAATATTGTCCAACTTTAAGGGATCTTTTCATAATCGAGGCTTTTCGAACTAAGTGCTATTTTTACTCAAATCGCCTTTTTTCTTCTGAAGAAAACGATCCCAATCAAGCCAAACCCGAGTAATACAATGGATACTGGCTCTGCTACAGTGGCTACAACGGATACATTATCGTACTGGATCGTACCAGAATCAAAGCTCGTGTACGCTAATAACCCAAACTCTGTCAGATTGCTCGTCGCAATAAAAGATCCTACGACTGTTGTCGGGATCAAATCTGCAGGCCCCGTATTGAACGCGGAATGAACGCCATCAATCGAAAACCCGGCAGTGTTATTATTGCCATTTGTAAACCAGTCAAATGAAAAGTTGTAAAGTACTCCACTTACCGTTGTTAAATTTTGATAGAGAGATCCGACGGAGTAATTATTATAAATATAAGCCGTACCGGGATAATAGGATTGAACACCACAAGAAGATCCCGCCTCACAAGTCCAACCGTTGATATTTGTGTCGAACTGCCCGTTGCTAATGATGTTCGCCCTTGCTCCTAGGGATAAAAAAATAATAAAAACTAAAATAGTAAATTTTGTCATAACAGTAACTCCCTAATTGAATGAAAATAACCATAACCATAACCATAACATTGCAATTATAAAGCCAAAATAAACAACCGATTAAATAACAGTTGCTTACAATAGTTCTTCGTAACGACCATTAGCATTAAAATGGGATATGTAAAGTTTTCCGACACATATGAGTCAGCTTAAAACGACCATAAATGAGGCATCAATTTTCCGGTTTTTTTACGATGTTTATGATTAAAAATCAGGTTTTTCCATGCCTATCTAGCGGGGTAATGCACATTAAAAACAACGTAAATTACGCCGTTTCATTCTGCAAGTCTTCGCCAGATAAGCCCTCTATTAAAAGACCTGACTTCACTAAAGCGCTTAGTAAAAGCAACCACTTTTTGTAAACAACAATTATAAGTTTTAATTGCAAATAATTCTCATTACCATTATTATGGTCGATTTTTTTATCTAAGTTGATCATGACGCTACAAATTAAAAATGTGAGTTTTGCCCATAAAAATCAATCTAATATTCTTGATGATATTTCTCTCACATTCGAGCGCGGTACTTTTTACGTCATTTTAGGCCAAAATGGCTGTGGTAAAAGCACCCTATTCAATTTGTTAATGCGCAATTTACCCCTCACTCAGGGTTCAATTACGATCAACGGTACCGATTTACCTAAATTTTCTCATCAACAACAAGCACAAACTATCTCCGTATTATCCCAATCTATGACACTACCAGAATATATGACGGTAGCTGAGATGGTGATGCAAGGACGATTTTGCTATCAAAGTTTCTTGTCTCGTTATAGCGCGACCGATCAAAAGATAGTGAGCCATGCCATGCAACAAATGCAGATCACTGATCTTGCCGATAGAAAACTGTCTGAGATATCAGGAGGACAACAACAACGTGCGCGAATGGCCATGCTACTCGCCCAACAAACAGACATCGTGTTGCTTGATGAGCCAACGAGCCATTTGGATTTAAAACATCAATATTTACTCTTAGATATCGCCAAAGATCTGACAAGACAAGGTAAAATAGTGATCGCCATTTTACATGATATGACGCAAGCAGCCTTGTATGGCGATGAAGTCATTGTATTGTCTCAGCAACAAGTCTACGCCCAAGGAAGCGCCCAAGCAGTGATAACATCAAAAATGGTAGAAGACGTTTTTGAGGTAAGTACGACTCGCATTGGTAATGACAAGGTAGGCGTTCATGTCCCAACACACCTTTTCGCCTAATTTTCGGTATTTAAGCGCATTCATCGCGATACTCATCGGCACAATAATTATTGCGTTAATGCATATCAGTGTGGGCGCAAAACACCTCTCTTGGTCTGAGATATATCAAGCGATATTTTTATTTGATAGTCAGGTTTTCTCTCACCATATTGTGATAAAACAACGTTTACCTCGTTTTATGGTCGCGATGTGTTGTGGCGCGATGCTCGGACTTTGCGGATTTAAAGCGCAAAAACTATTCCAAAACCCCCTCGTTTCTTCCTCAACATTGGGCGTTAGTAGTGGCGCTGTGTTTTTTAGTCTCTGCGCGATTTACTTTTTTAACATCTCCGAAGATGATATTTTCATACCCGCTTTTTTAGGTGCGTGTGTCGCAGGGGCATTCACCTTAGCGATGAGCCAAATGATGAATCGCTCTAGTATTTCAAGAGGCTTACACATTGTGCTGGCAGGCAGTTTAGTCTCTATGCTGTTCTCCTCTCTGAGCACCTTCTTGATCCAATTAGATCCTTTACAATTTGCAGATATACAAGATTGGCTATTGGGCGACATTAGCCCATCAGATTTTATAGACTTACAACGAATCTACCCCATTGCATTACTGACAATGGGCGTTTTACTCGCTCAAGGGCGTTCATTAGACGTGCTTATTTTAGGTGAGAAACAAGCACATAGTGCGGGCGTTAATGTGAAACGCACTAAAATAATAACCTTGCTTTGCATCTTCTTACTGGCATCTTTAGTGGTTTCAACGGTTGGCCCTATCGGATTTATAGGGCTTGTTGTGCCACATATCAGTAAAATATTTGTGACCCAAGTGGGTGCTAAAGGTGCGTGGCTCTCGATGTTATTAGGTGGCCTGTTATTAACGTTTGCCGATTTATTAGCACGTATTTTAATCGCCCCTAAAGTGTTAATTGTCGGTGGAGTCAGCGCATGCATCGGTAGCGTTTTCTTTTTATTCTTACTCTATTTTATCATTCGAAAAAAGCAAAGCACATGATCAACACTCACAAAAAAAATAAAGTTTTATACATCGGTCTCGGTATTTCCTTGCCTATTTACCAACATACTTTTTGGGTCATTAATGCATTGTTCGCATTATTAATCCTAAGTTTTATTTGGAGCATGAAACTGGGATCGGTGAACGTGAGTTGGGCCGATGTTTATGCTGTTATTACATTGGATGTTGGCCGCAATGATGCGACAGAGACTATTTATCAACTTCGGTTCCCTCGTATTATGGGTGCGATTGCATGCGGATCACTGATGGCGCTTGCAGGGTATTTACTGCAAATTGCTGCGCGTAACTCATTAGCTGATCCTGGCGTTTTAGGGCTTTCTGATGGCGCTGCCTTTTCAGTCATTATTACCTATACCCTTTTTATGCAAAGCTCCGTTAGCGCGAGCATTTTGGCTAGTTTTATCGGCGTTATAAGCACGGCATTATTGGTACTTTGGTTTGTACATAAAAATTTAACGGGCACTTTCATTATATTGGTTGGCATTGCATTCGGCGCTGTTTTTTCAGCGCTCAGCGATATCTTATTAGCCTCTGTTGATGTCGAAGACATGGCTTATTTGATGGCCTTCTTATCCGGTAGTTTTTTATCACTCGACCTGTTTAGCGCAACGTTTTTGGTTGTCTGGCTGGGCATGATCGTGACCGGGTTTTTACTGATAGGACGGCAGATAAATCCTTTAAACTTTGGTTATCAACACGCGATGTCATTAGGCGTAGCAGCAAAAAAATACTACCTCTTTCTTATTATTTTAGCCGTTTTTGCAATGGCTCCCGTAATAGCACTGGTTGGCGCCATCGGTTTTATCGGGCTTATCTCTACTTTTTTAGCAAAAAACATTATTGGTTACCGAGGTACAGAGCTTGGCATTGTCAGTATGTTATTAGGCGCATTAATGACGCTCTGGGCCGATACACTTGGCCGCACATTATTTGCACCCGTAATGATCCACGCGGGTGTGTTCATCGCATTGATCGGCGCGTTATTTTTTCTTCTGATGACGCGTTATTTGGTTAGTAAGTAAGCAACTAGGTTATCTTGCCTGCACTTAAAGGTTAACGCCTTTTTATATATTTAAGGAAAAATATGAAAACACTAAAATTATTGATTAGCTGCTCTTTGATCGGCTTATCCTTTCAAGCCTTCGCAAAGGATACTATGATAGTCACCGATCATGCGGGCAACCAAGTTGAAATACTTAAAAGCCCTAAACGGGTAGCCTCACTGCATGTTATGTCGGCGACCTCTATTTTACTTGATCTTCAAGCACCGATCGTTGGCACTTCAACCTATATTAAATTGCCTGAAAACAAGCCTTACATCCGTGGTGGCGAAGAAGTTTTTGGCATTAAATTTGCTGATACAAACTATTTTAATTATGGTCATAAAGGCAGTGATATTGAACAAATCAAAGCCTCTAAGCCCGACTTGATCATTGGTACTGTAAAATACCAAAGTAAAGTATTTGATAAGCTTTCAGCTATCGCACCGACCGTACTTATTAAACGTTATTCACCTAATATATTTGATGCTTATCGTGATATTGCGACTTGGGTGGGCGAAAAAGAAATCTTTGAGCAGCGCTATGCGCTATACCAGACTCAAATCAATGAATTCAAACATAAATATTCAAAAGAACTTTTAAATAAAACATTTATTTATGCGGTTCCACGTAAAGGTAAAGCAGAAATAAAAATCAGACAAAATTCTGGCATTATTACGCAAGTTCTCTTCGATCTCGGTTTAGAGCGTACTCAATTCCTAAAAGATAATTTTACGCGCGATCATGCGGGTGATGAAGTGAGTTCTGAGCTCATTCAATCATTGGACGCTGATTGGTTCTTTAGTACTTACAAATCTAAAAACGAAGCAGGCCCAGCATCAATTGACCTTGCTTTTGATGATGTCGCGCCCGGTTGGAAAAATGCATTGAATGCCTATAAAAACAACCAATTCATCCGCTTAAACCGCGAAAAAGCTTACTCACCTACTTTTGTGTCGGTTGACTATGTTTTAGATGCATTAGAGAAGCGTATTTTAGAAAATAGAGCTAAAAAGTAAACTTATAGCAAAGGTATTATCTCAGCTACCGGCTCGCTTTTTAGCAAGGCAGTCGGTGGCCGACAGCAAAAGCAACGGGGTCGTCTTAACCCCTTGAACTTAGCGTAAAATAAGTTCACGACTAAAAGCCTACCCCGTTATTTATTTTAAATTTGGCGTTATATCATCCATAAAACTACTAAAAGGGATAAATAAGAGAGTTTGTTTTATATCAACAAAGGGATCAATAATTCACTTTTTGTTTATAATTTTAGGTTGGCCTAAATAATGCGGTTAATTTATGCTCTATGATAGCAACATGTTCGCAACGCTATCTTTACAAAGGGGTATTATATGTTGTATTTACAGTTTCTTTTTTTATTACTTATTCTTTATATTGGATCGCGTCGCGGAGGTATAGGCCTAGGAGTAGTATCCGGAATTGGCTTACTCATTGAAGTCTTTATCTTTAAAATGCCCCCTACTGCACCACCTGTCACCGTTATGCTTATCATTATTGCAGTGGTAACTTGTGCATCTATTTTAGAAGCCGCCGGCGGATTAAAATATATGTTACAAATTGCGGAGCGTGTTTTACGTAAAAATCCCAAACGCGTCACTATCATCGCACCGTTTGTTACCTACATGATGACCTTTATGCTCGGTACTGGCCACGCGGTTTATTCAATAATGCCTATCATTGGTGATGTCGCCCTTAAAAATGGTATTCGTCCAGAGCGCCCAATGGCAGCAGCTTCCGTTGCATCTCAGTTAGCCATCACCGCCTCACCATTATCGGCTGCCGTCGTTTATTATTTAGCACAAATGGTAGATATTAATAGTAGCATTACCCTACTCTCTATTTTAATGGTCACCATACCCTCCACCTTATTTGGTACTTTAATGCTCTCTTTATATAGTTTGCGTCGAGGTAAAGAATTAGAAGATGATGAAGATTATCAAGCGCGCTTAAAAGATCCGCAGTGGCGAGACAAGATCCTCAATACGGTATCAACGTCTTTAGATGAAAAACTACCGACCTCAGCACGTAATGCCGTTTTAATTTTTTTGATGGCAATCATATCTATTGTGGCTATCGCCATGTTCCCTGAAATACGAACAATAACGGAGGGATCGGCGCCTATTAAAATGTCCGTCGTTATCCAAATGATGATGTTAGCTTTTGGTGGGGTTATTTTAATTGTGACGAAAACCGAGCCGACAAAAGTGCCGAATGGTGTTGTGTTTAAATCAGGAATGGTTGCGACGATTGCCATTTTTGGTATTGCTTGGATGTCTGATACTTATTTTCAATATGCTATGCCACAATTTAAGTCCGGCATGGTGAGTATGGTAACGCAATATCCATGGACATTTGCATTAGCACTCTTTATCGTCTCTGTCGTTGTTAACTCACAAGCGGCAACCGCACGCATGATGCTACCCGTTGGCTTATCCTTAGGGTTATCACCGGCATTATTAATCGGCCTTATGCCCGCTATCTACGGCTACTTTTTTATCCCAAACTATCCCTCTGACATCGCAACTATAAATTTTGATACATCAGGTACCACCAAAATAGGTAAATATTACTTTAATCACTCCTTTATGTCTGTGGGGTTAATTGGTGTGATCTGTGCCTGTAGTTTAGGTTATGTATTAGGGCAGATATTTATTGTTTAACGTGGTTTAAAGGGGCTGAAATAGGCATTAAGAGTATCTTAACTGATGCCTATAAGCATGATTTAATCTACGTCACGCTTACAGGCACCGTTATTTTCTCTTTTTAGCGCGCCTTTAATACGAGGATGATTTACGGCGAGGTAATTTAATAAAGTGATCGCATTTGTTGCATCTATGACCTGACATCAAAAAATACCGATACCATTTATCTAGCAACTCTTCATGGATTTCAAGCTTGGCGACGCCCTTGCAACCTTTTTGGTCACACCTAAAAGGAATTTTTAAAAACAAAATTAACGGGATAAAAATAAGCGGAATATCAATAAAAAAACCGACAAATAGAGGCAGTTCAAATTCGTGAATAATCAAAACACCTACCAAAAACATAGAAAAAATAATAACTAAACTTAAAAATCGATGCGTCATTTTATACATAAGTAACCGTCCCTGTATTGAGTGCTTTGTACTGCACTTATTTTTAGCCAAAATATCTCTTGGCAATGATTAATGAAATTTTTCTGTTTAGGCGTAATGTCATAATTATCCGGTTCAAATAAAACGTCATAGTTAATAAAACACTCTTCACAAACCACTTCTGGGTGAGAAAAGTTAGCGTCTTTTTCAACACACTGTTTTATGATCACGCCATTTTTAAACTTAACTATTTGTTCTGAATAATAAGTAATTATACCATCATGCTCTTCTGACTCTTCTACCCTTTTTCGCTCAACAACAAACTCACCCGCATCACTGTCGTTGATAGCCGATACGTATGTAAATAAGTTGTTCATATTAAATACCCCGTAAAACACGTGTGGTTATATTAATCTAAAACGTGTTAAATATAATGAATAGTCGCTATTCTTCGATGGTTGTTGTACCACACTTATCGCATATAAGATGCCGATTAAACTCATCCATTGACGCGACAAAAGGGCCAAGAAACCAACCTTTAATTAGCCCCGAAATAAACTCTTTTCGTTTACAATTTTTCGACTTTTTAAAGGGGCTTTCCTTTCTAACCAATACTAATATATGAGACGTTTCAACGCGACAGGACTTACAAATACACATTTATCTTTGAGTTGACATTGGATCCTTCCTTGAATGCTAACACCTTATACCAAAGAAATTAATTAAGTTTTCATGTATTGCGCAGGAAAAATTAACACTAGCAAGGCCTGAGTTGTAGGAGAGTGTTGTTCTCTCTTCAAAACTCACAGTGCAGGGTGGGATAACTTCACAGGCAAGATGGAGCACCTTTTTAGTTACTTTAATATTAATAACAGGCTAAGTAATGCTTGCTAAATACGAGACTAAACAGAGCCCAGCAAGCATTACGAGTCCTGTTTGTTTTCTTGTCAGGCCTTTACGCCTACGTTATTAAATTTTTACTTTTTAGCCAGTCCATTGCTTGAATAGCACATAGAGAACAACGACTTTTATCTTGGTAACCGATAAAGTCTATTTCTTCAATCTCTGCATCAGGAGATAGACTTCCTTGAAAATCAGCGTAATAACAAGTTATTTTAACCATTATTTCGCTTTCTTTACCGTCAGCTTGAGCTTTAAAGGTGGCTGCATACTTTATTGTACTGGGAATTAAATCGACAGAAATCTCTTCTTTAATTTCTCGAATAAGTGCCTGTTCATCCGATTCACCTTCTTCTCTTTTACCACCGGGGATATAAAATAATTTTTTGTTTTTAGAACGGGCGATTAACAGTTTTCCATCTTGGATATATAACCAAGCTAACTTATCTATTTCTTTTTTCACAAAGACTCCAAATGTTAATAAATGCGACGAAATGCCTAACGAGTCTATAGAATTTATCCATTTTCAGAAAATATCGACTTTCACGTTTTCTGATGACAGTTAAAACAACAACTTAAAATGTATCATCACTTTATAAAAAGTGAATTATTCTAACGAGGCTGTAGAATTTATCCATTTCAAAAAAAATCTACTTT
The sequence above is a segment of the Psychromonas sp. CNPT3 genome. Coding sequences within it:
- a CDS encoding FecCD family ABC transporter permease, translating into MINTHKKNKVLYIGLGISLPIYQHTFWVINALFALLILSFIWSMKLGSVNVSWADVYAVITLDVGRNDATETIYQLRFPRIMGAIACGSLMALAGYLLQIAARNSLADPGVLGLSDGAAFSVIITYTLFMQSSVSASILASFIGVISTALLVLWFVHKNLTGTFIILVGIAFGAVFSALSDILLASVDVEDMAYLMAFLSGSFLSLDLFSATFLVVWLGMIVTGFLLIGRQINPLNFGYQHAMSLGVAAKKYYLFLIILAVFAMAPVIALVGAIGFIGLISTFLAKNIIGYRGTELGIVSMLLGALMTLWADTLGRTLFAPVMIHAGVFIALIGALFFLLMTRYLVSK
- a CDS encoding NUDIX hydrolase — protein: MKKEIDKLAWLYIQDGKLLIARSKNKKLFYIPGGKREEGESDEQALIREIKEEISVDLIPSTIKYAATFKAQADGKESEIMVKITCYYADFQGSLSPDAEIEEIDFIGYQDKSRCSLCAIQAMDWLKSKNLIT
- a CDS encoding ABC transporter substrate-binding protein codes for the protein MKTLKLLISCSLIGLSFQAFAKDTMIVTDHAGNQVEILKSPKRVASLHVMSATSILLDLQAPIVGTSTYIKLPENKPYIRGGEEVFGIKFADTNYFNYGHKGSDIEQIKASKPDLIIGTVKYQSKVFDKLSAIAPTVLIKRYSPNIFDAYRDIATWVGEKEIFEQRYALYQTQINEFKHKYSKELLNKTFIYAVPRKGKAEIKIRQNSGIITQVLFDLGLERTQFLKDNFTRDHAGDEVSSELIQSLDADWFFSTYKSKNEAGPASIDLAFDDVAPGWKNALNAYKNNQFIRLNREKAYSPTFVSVDYVLDALEKRILENRAKK
- a CDS encoding PEP-CTERM sorting domain-containing protein (PEP-CTERM proteins occur, often in large numbers, in the proteomes of bacteria that also encode an exosortase, a predicted intramembrane cysteine proteinase. The presence of a PEP-CTERM domain at a protein's C-terminus predicts cleavage within the sorting domain, followed by covalent anchoring to some some component of the (usually Gram-negative) cell surface. Many PEP-CTERM proteins exhibit an unusual sequence composition that includes large numbers of potential glycosylation sites. Expression of one such protein has been shown restore the ability of a bacterium to form floc, a type of biofilm.); its protein translation is MTKFTILVFIIFLSLGARANIISNGQFDTNINGWTCEAGSSCGVQSYYPGTAYIYNNYSVGSLYQNLTTVSGVLYNFSFDWFTNGNNNTAGFSIDGVHSAFNTGPADLIPTTVVGSFIATSNLTEFGLLAYTSFDSGTIQYDNVSVVATVAEPVSIVLLGFGLIGIVFFRRKKAI
- a CDS encoding DEAD/DEAH box helicase, translating into MSNITTPTNFTELGLIQPLLARLTELEYQQPTPIQAQAIPSILRGHDLIAGANTGSGKTATFALPLLQHIFEQQQAQKNVSNSREKGNYVTSLILVPTRELAKQVADSIKSYAVHFNGAIKTVAVFGGVSANTQMLALRGGTDILVATPGRLLDLISSNAIKLDRVQCLVLDEADRMLSLGFTDELSALLALLPKKKQTLLFSATFPEQVQALTQELLNEPVEIQLQSADASTLVQRVFTVNKGQKTALLAHLIKHHQWRQALIFVNAKRNCDHLAEKLSKRGITAEVFHGAKGQGARDRVLESFKAGEINVLIATDIAARGLDIEKLPVVINFDLPRSPSDYMHRIGRSGRAGEVGLALSLIDHEDYHHFKIIEKKNKIRLEREQVAGFELTENDALITTEKPMAKPEGSGKKKRKNKPTINADIWLRNS
- a CDS encoding anaerobic C4-dicarboxylate transporter, which encodes MLYLQFLFLLLILYIGSRRGGIGLGVVSGIGLLIEVFIFKMPPTAPPVTVMLIIIAVVTCASILEAAGGLKYMLQIAERVLRKNPKRVTIIAPFVTYMMTFMLGTGHAVYSIMPIIGDVALKNGIRPERPMAAASVASQLAITASPLSAAVVYYLAQMVDINSSITLLSILMVTIPSTLFGTLMLSLYSLRRGKELEDDEDYQARLKDPQWRDKILNTVSTSLDEKLPTSARNAVLIFLMAIISIVAIAMFPEIRTITEGSAPIKMSVVIQMMMLAFGGVILIVTKTEPTKVPNGVVFKSGMVATIAIFGIAWMSDTYFQYAMPQFKSGMVSMVTQYPWTFALALFIVSVVVNSQAATARMMLPVGLSLGLSPALLIGLMPAIYGYFFIPNYPSDIATINFDTSGTTKIGKYYFNHSFMSVGLIGVICACSLGYVLGQIFIV
- a CDS encoding ABC transporter ATP-binding protein, which translates into the protein MTLQIKNVSFAHKNQSNILDDISLTFERGTFYVILGQNGCGKSTLFNLLMRNLPLTQGSITINGTDLPKFSHQQQAQTISVLSQSMTLPEYMTVAEMVMQGRFCYQSFLSRYSATDQKIVSHAMQQMQITDLADRKLSEISGGQQQRARMAMLLAQQTDIVLLDEPTSHLDLKHQYLLLDIAKDLTRQGKIVIAILHDMTQAALYGDEVIVLSQQQVYAQGSAQAVITSKMVEDVFEVSTTRIGNDKVGVHVPTHLFA
- a CDS encoding FecCD family ABC transporter permease, producing MSQHTFSPNFRYLSAFIAILIGTIIIALMHISVGAKHLSWSEIYQAIFLFDSQVFSHHIVIKQRLPRFMVAMCCGAMLGLCGFKAQKLFQNPLVSSSTLGVSSGAVFFSLCAIYFFNISEDDIFIPAFLGACVAGAFTLAMSQMMNRSSISRGLHIVLAGSLVSMLFSSLSTFLIQLDPLQFADIQDWLLGDISPSDFIDLQRIYPIALLTMGVLLAQGRSLDVLILGEKQAHSAGVNVKRTKIITLLCIFLLASLVVSTVGPIGFIGLVVPHISKIFVTQVGAKGAWLSMLLGGLLLTFADLLARILIAPKVLIVGGVSACIGSVFFLFLLYFIIRKKQST